The following DNA comes from Streptomyces pristinaespiralis.
GGCTTCCCCTCCGGTGACTCTTCGTCGCTGTGCGCTCACTGCCCAGACTAGGGGCGGGTGATGCGAGTGGGGAAGAGGAGCAGCCATCGGCCGCCTACTGTGACAGACACGCCCGATTGAGCACATAGCGCGTCAACGGGCGGTAGTGATCGGCCCTTACGGCGTCGTCAAGCGGAACGGCGACGGACACCCGCCCCTCCGCCTCACCGACGAACAGCGCCGGATCGTCCGTGTCCGCCAGTCCGATGGCCTCGATACCCAGTTGACCTGCTCCGCAGACCCAGCCGTGGTCCCCGACGACGAGGTCGGGCAGCTGCCCGCCGGCGTCCGCGGCGGCCCCCAGCGCGACCCTGACCGGCAACGGGGAATGACTGTGGGCTCCCGGCCCGCCCGCGCCCGCCTCCCGGAGCCGCGCCACTCCCCGTACGTATTCCAGCCGGTACGTGCGTACGCCGAACCGGGTCGTTATGTCGACACATCGCCCCTGCGCGGGTGTGAGTACGGAACACCCCGCCGCCGACAGCGCGTCTGCCAGATCGGCGTAGAACCCGAGCAGCCGGTGCGGATGTCCGGTGCCGAACAGCACCGCCCCGCCCCGCGCGGCCACCGCACCCAGCCGCTCCGCGAACGCGGTGAGCCTGCCGAGGGTCCGCTCCGGGTCGATGACGTCCGCCCCCGTCACCTGCTCGGGATCGGCCGAGACCCCGCATCTGTCCGCCATGAGGGCGATGACGTCCCGCACGCTCCAGGACCACTGGGGGTCCAGTCCGATGGTGACCCGCGGATCGCGGGCGACGAACGCGCGATAGCTCCGCAGACTCGTCTCGCGGGAGGTGGCGACATCACCGGCCAGCCGGGACGCCAGCAGATGCGCCCGCAGCGCCTGGGTGCTCAACACCTTCCCGATGCTGACGCAGAGGGGCGCCCACCACGCGAAAACCCCGAACAACCCGCACAGTTGGCCCAATGCCCGCTATACGGCCGAGCGACCGCGGCGGGCGACCGGGGCGACCGGGGCGACCGGGGCGACCGGGCTCAGGCGAGCAGC
Coding sequences within:
- a CDS encoding phosphatase, translating into MLSTQALRAHLLASRLAGDVATSRETSLRSYRAFVARDPRVTIGLDPQWSWSVRDVIALMADRCGVSADPEQVTGADVIDPERTLGRLTAFAERLGAVAARGGAVLFGTGHPHRLLGFYADLADALSAAGCSVLTPAQGRCVDITTRFGVRTYRLEYVRGVARLREAGAGGPGAHSHSPLPVRVALGAAADAGGQLPDLVVGDHGWVCGAGQLGIEAIGLADTDDPALFVGEAEGRVSVAVPLDDAVRADHYRPLTRYVLNRACLSQ